The Dreissena polymorpha isolate Duluth1 chromosome 8, UMN_Dpol_1.0, whole genome shotgun sequence genome includes the window CAATTCCCGAAATAGAATCTCGAAAAACGTCACAAACAGGAAAGTCCCTGTGGCAATTCCTTGCAGAACCGCAGAAACGGTCTCCCTTGCGGTGACGTCATCGGAACTATTTATAGCTTCGCCGATAAGGATTCCGATCGGACTAATAATGGCCAGGAATACAATAACAAACACGGCTTTCTTTGCGGATGCGAGAATCTCCAAAGACTGGAGGCCAATTGTGAAGAATACTAGACACTTGTGTAGAGCAACAGCTCCAAGAAGCTGCCAAACCTTGGACGATTTTGTCATCAGTCCTATCGCCAGACCATCGAAAATCATATGCAGTGACAAGGCAACCATTAAGACAATCCCTCGTATTTTCAAACGTCTGATGTCATCTGCGTCAATGTCTAAAGCGCTTCGAATGACATCGTGTGTGCTTGGCTTTACGTCAACTTCCGGAGACGCTTTATTGCGAATAATGATCCGGTCACTGTTGTAGAACACGACTTCCGTCTGAAACGGCGTCCCATCACGTGACAACCCACTTCCGGCGTAAGGATTGCTACCAGATTTGTCTAAGGATTCGTCCACAGTGCCATATGTGTGGTAGGTTAAATCGTCAGCGTATGAGGAGTCTTCGAATTCGCTATGTACTAGAATCTCATTGCCTTTGTCTTTGACATCGGCGCTGTGACCAATTCCGTtgcattgtattttgtttttctctttttcCTCTTTGTGTGGCGCTTGTGGCTTTACTGCGTTGGAAGTTGAGCCCAAAATTGGACTCTTTTCTTGGAGCTTTTTCTTCGGTGAGCAACACATATGGAAGAAATGCTCAATAGCCAATATCAAGAACAGGCCAACACATAAAAGTAGTTCAGTTAAAGGGTATTCAGTATGATAATTGTAGTGTTCAAGCGCATTTTCCATAGCCTCGCGCGCTTCCGGCAAAAGATTCAAAAGTGATACGCCAAAAAATACTCCGCCTGAAAAGCAGTTCATCAGACTGACTGTGCGTTTTAGCTTACCGGAATTTTCAAATTTATTAATCAGACACTTGACCATCAAAATCGACAAAGTTCCACTTAAAATGGATAatccaaacaaaataaacaaacttgcAATCTTGCTGGAATCCATGGCTATCGCCCGATTTCAAGAGATGTTGTTTATCCACAAACgcacaaatatattaatatcgGTTAATCTCCGCGCACGTACGTTTATTGAATCACACAACCTTAATTGTAATTACGAACATCCACTGCAAGTTAATGTCATTACGGACACGACTGCGGTTTTTGTATCAACAACTGAATATTGTTAAATCGTTCCTGCAAATCACGGTAATTCACCACCATCGAAAACCACAGCGTTGTTTGGGCGACGTTTGATTAACTGAGACGAATGACTTTCGAACGTTACACAAGTTTTTTGAATAACGTGTATTTGTCTTCAATTAGAAAATAGAGTAAACACTTTCATTCAGTTAGCCCGATTTCAAAGTTATAAATATTAAAGCTTAATTTCCTTCACGTGAAGCAAATATTTCGTACTGCACACTTCAATGCGTATTATGAAGATAATCCATCATAATGAGCAGTTGTTAACGTCAACGTTTATTAACTAGCGTGTTTACGTTTATGTATAGCAGTTAAGATTATTCGTCTCCATCACTGGTTAAGTTTAACTAAATTGAACGTAATCAGATGAAATTACACATTCGACATCAATTATCGTATATGGCTTTTCGTTATCAAACATATGACAGTATTTCTGTTATATTCAGTTGTTTAAACGCAGTGTATTAACATGATAAATACGTAAAAACTGTATTCGGAACGTTTTTATGGTCGGTGATGTTCTACGCATGTTAAATGATAATGATAAGAGTTGGTATTCGTGCTGGATATGGAATGAACATTCAAAATTTGGTGgcaattgtattatattgtattattatgtagtgtaatgaagcagcagcagtagcagcagtagcagtaaacGTAGCAGCAAGAGCTAGAGCAGTAGCagactagcagtagcagtagaagtagtagtagtagaagtagtagtagtagtagtagtagtagtagtagtagtagtagtagtagtagtagtagtagtagtagtagtagtagtagtagtagcagtagtagtagtagtagtagtattagttgaagtggtagtagtagtagtagtagtagtagtagtagtagtagtagtagtagtagtagtagtagtagtagtagtagtagtagtagtagtagtagttgtagtagtagtagtagtagcggtaatagacgaagtagtagtagtagtagtagttgtagacgaagtagtagtggtagtagtagtagtagtagtagtagtagtaatagtagtagtagtagtagtagtagtagtagtagtagtagtagtagtagaagtagtagtagtagtagtagtagtagtagtagtagtagtagtagcagtagtagtagtagtagtagtagaagtagtagtagtagtagtagtagtagtagtagtagtagtagtagtagtagtagtagtagtagttgtagtagtagtagtagtagtagtagtagtagtagtagtagtagtagtagtagtagtagtagtagtagtagtagtagtagtagtagtagtagtagtagtagtagcagcagcagcagtaatggtagtagtagtagtagtagaagtggtagtggtagtagtattagtagtgatagtagtagtagtagtagtagtagtagtagtagtagtagtagtagtagtagtagtagtagtagtagtagtagtagcagtagtagtagtagtagtagtagtggtattattattataattattattattattattattattattattaatattagtagtagaggtagtagtagtagtagtagtagtagtagtagtagtagtagtagtagtagtagtagtagtagtagtagtagtagcagtagtagtagtagtagtagcagtagtagtagaagaagtagtagtagtagtagtagtagtagtagtagtactagtagtagtagtagtagtagtagtagtagtattagtagtagtagtagtagtagtagtagtagtagtagaagtagtagtagtagtagtagtagtagtagtagtagtagtagtagtagtagtagtagtagtagtagaagtagcagtagcattattattattattattagtagtagtagtagtagtagtagtagtagaaatagtagtagtagtagtagtagtagtagtagtagtagtagaagtagtagtagtagtagtagtagtagtagtagtagtagtagtagtagtagtagtagtagtagtagtagtagtagttgtagtagtcgtagtagtagtagtagtaatagtagtagtagtagtagtagtagtagtagtagtagtagtagtagtagaagtagtagtagtagtagtagtagtagtagtagtagtagtagtagtagtagtagtagtaggtagtagtagtagtagtagtagtagtagtagtagttgttgttgttgttgtagtagtagtagtagtagtagaagtagtcatGTATACATCTTTTATACATGATTTCACAACGCCTGAGTAAGACCAACTGGCTAATGACATACCGGATTTGCGAATATTTCAAAATGCATCAACATTACTTTTGCCTAGCTACAATCCGTTTTTATTGCATGTTATATCGGATTTAACTCATTGAAATCGCATTTGAAGCAATGGATACAATTGCCTACATTGCTACAGACTTTAAGATATAAAAACAACGTAGTGTTAATGTTCAAAGGCAAACGTATGTGTCGtccttaaaatgaaataatattaacataaaaataagaCGATTCATACAGTCGATTCCAGCGTagttatacaaacaaataaaatattacttaaaatatcaaataaattcaaataaatgcaCATCGCGTTTAAGCTGTGACAAAATCCCGGAAATACGTAATAATTTACTGCGGTGGTTATTACTCTACACATTCGAGTCGGACTTAATTTGTTGACAATATACACTCATCAGTATATGCCCTGTAGCCGTCAAACCAGTTAATACATAAGAACTATGTAGGTAAAACCACACTAAATGAACTGGTTATTTGTTGATGTTTACGTCGCACCGTGACGAATATTTGTGGTGGGATAACattttctgaaacaaaaataCTTCCTGTGCTTAACAGAGATATTACTTTTGTTCATATCTGAAAATTCGGAAAGACCACTGATTAAATGTGTAAAGTTAAACCTACGACGAATAACTGTTATACTTGTACACAAAATGCTTGTTTCCGTCCCAAACCATGAAAATGCATCTTTGAATTGACACAAAATGCTTGTTTCCGTCCCAAACCATGAAAATGCATCTTTGAATTGACACAAAATGCTTGTTTCCGTCCCAAACCATGAAAATGCATCTTTGAATTGACACAAAATGCTTGTTTCCGTCCCAAACCATGAAAATGCATCTTTGAATTGACACAAAATGCTTGTTTCCGTCCCAAACCATGAAAATGCATCTTTGAATTGGAATACCATCAATCGAATGTCAGTGGTTTATTTGTCCTCATTTAAATTGCTATCCATACAAGCTACATTGACATCATATCAATTATAAAGTAAACATTTATGAAATATGTTGGCTACATATGGGCAAATGGCAAAAaggaatattaaaataaaacatatttgtaaatacGCTTTAAATTAATTGCATTTGTTTAGTGATAGTTAATTTTAATCTTGTAAGTGTTGTGTGCTATAAAAATCAAATTCAACATCGGtcttacaaaatattgacaaacaaAATCCAAACTCAAAAACATACCACATGCGTCGTGAACATGTCGATATCATAGAGGAAATGGTTATCAAGGACTAACTTTATTTTCTTGTTTGTGTTGAGTATCCGGAAATGTTTATGTTAATCTATTCAGATCTTTgatctttaaaacatattttgtgttCATCAGTGTGGCGGTAAAATACATATTATCCAACCTTACAGTTGTTGTCGATTAGGATTGTAAAGGTGACATTTTTCGGCAAAAGAAAGTAAGTGGAACGACCGGCTCTATTTCTATTTGTGTCGACATGGTGTTATGTGAATCGTGAAATAAGTTCTAAAATGCAGTCCAACACATTGTTTCTGAAACTGGCGTTTTCGAACAAAACATGAGACACAACAAGTTTAAGCAATAACACGATACACTACTCGCGTGACCTACATGTCAACGATCTGACCCGATTGAAGTATTATATCTTTACAACGTCAAGACACACCTACGCGTTGGACCCATAAGGACCCGGTACACAAAAAATcaaatatgatatataatatatagactgtggttggaccaatgaaatcgctcgTGTGTTTAAcatgtcggccagttgaaatgtatgtaaacaaaggtttcaaaaggcACTGGACAGTTAGCTTTGATGCGCAATTGAAAGCCAATagcggtaagaatgttttttcatgcGTTTTTTATTTATGGTATCGAGGTGCGTGAACTTTGCAGTGGAAACGCCTTATACTCTGCGAAGCTTTCAGCCTTATATCGGTTCTGATCGATGAGGAGTAGGCCACGCGAGTTGTTATGTCTTCGCTTCCGGTTGATGTGAACATGTAATTACCAATGTAGAAATTTATACTTTAAACAGCACATAAAGTCAGGATTAAAGGATTGAGGGTGTGGATAGTGATTATAAATGGACTAATGGACTTGCTGCCAAAATGTTTGTAGACATGTATTTGCTGAAAGAAATGTGTTAGAAGAAATTATTGGAAACGGCAAAACCCTATGGGTGGGGTATAAATTTAATAGGTACtacacctttttactgttattgaAGATCGATATGCACAGGAAAGTTATCGCAATTTTAATCCGTCACGCATGAGCAATTTTAGAGCTGAAGTGTACATAAACTAATTATCTTAGCCAGTGAGAAATAAAACGTTAAGGAAAAATACCGCTAGTCTGCGGTAAAGTATAGTGATGCATAAGCGGATACATTCCTCCATTGCGAGCGAGGCTACAAATACAGACTCAAGCCTCTTTGAGAACACagtttttgaaaatagtaacagCAAAACAAACGCTAAGAGTAAGAAAAAAACCTCAAAGCCcgataataaaaaacaaaaaactatcgAAACGTATACCGAAAGTGTACCAAGAGAAAACGGTAGTCATTCTGAAAATCATCAAAGAAACTGTTGCGCAGTTAAAAGACAAACTACTTGGGTCAGTTTTCAAAAGGCCTGAAATACTCGAAGGGACTGTCTTTGAGAAAAAGAATGACATTGaatttttaaaaacagaaatacGATCAAAGGACACACAAATCGAAAAGCTAACAAGTGAAATCCATGCAACAGTGaacgaaaaaaataaagaatCGAACATATACGAAGAAATTGCAAACACCGCTGAACAATATAGCAGGAGAAATAATTTGAGAATGGCAGGTGTCCCCGGTGACCAAGACCGACAATCTTCGATAGCTGTGACAACCCAGGTTGTCTCCCTTGTAAACAGGTACCTGAACATTCCGATCAATGAAAGCGACATAGATATTGCACACAGGCTGGGTAAATTCAAACAGGGGGGAAAACAGACCTGTAATTATTAACGATGACTTGACCAAATTAAATGCGGAAGTGCTTTCCTCGGCGCGACTTAAGGATCCTCAGAACGTAGTaaggtttgtattttgtttttctctttttcCTCTTTGTGTGGCGCTTGTGGCTTTACTGCGTTGGAAGTTGAGCCCAAAATTGGACTCTTTTCTTGGAGCTTTTTCTTCGGTGAGCAACACATATGGAAGAAATGCTCAATAGCCAATATCAAGAACAGGCCAACACATAAAAGTAGTTCAGTTAAAGGGTATTCAGTATGATAATTGTAGTGTTCAAGCGCATTTTCCATAGCCTCGCGCGCTTCCGGCAAAAGATTCAAAAGTGATACGCCAAAAAATACTCCGCCTGAAAAGCAGTTCATCAGACTGACTGTGCGTTTTAGCTTACCGGAATTTTCAAATTTATTAATCAGACACTTGACCATCAAAATCGACAAAGTTCCACTTAAAATGGATAatccaaacaaaataaacaaacttgcAATCTTGCTGGAATCCATGGCTATCGCCCGATTTCAAGAGATGTTGTTTATCCACAAACgcacaaatatattaatatcgGTTAATCTCCGCGCACGTACGTTTATTGAATCACACAACCTTAATTGTAATTACGAACATCCACTGCAAGTTAATGTCATTACGGACACGACTGCGGTTTTTGTATCAACAACTGAATATTGTTAAATCGTTCCTGCAAATCACGGTAATTCACCACCATCGAAAACCACAGCGTTGTTTGGGCGACGTTTGATTAACTGAGACGAATGACTTTCGAACGTTACACAAGTTTTTTGAATAACGTGTATTTGTCTTCAATTAGAAAATAGAGTAAACACTTTCATTCAGTTAGCCCGATTTCAAAGTTATAAATATTAAAGCTTAATTTCCTTCACGTGAAGCAAATATTTCGTACTGCACACTTCAATGCGTATTATGAAGATAATCCATCATAATGAGCAGTTGTTAACGTCAACGTTTATTAACTAGCGTGTTTACGTTTATGTATAGCAGTTAAGATTATTCGTCTCCATCACTGGTTAAGTTTAACTAAATTGAACGTAATCAGATGAAATTACACATTCGACATCAATTATCGTATATGGCTTTTCGTTATCAAACATATGACAGTATTTCTGTTATATTCAGTTGTTTAAACGCAGTGTATTAACATGATAAATACGTAAAAACTGTATTCGGAACGTTTTTATGGTCGGTGATGTTCTACGCATGTTAAATGATAATGATAAGAGTTGGTATTCGTGCTGGATATGGAATGAACATTCAAAATTTGGTGgcaattgtattatattgtattattatgtagtgtaatgaagcagcagcagtagcagcagtagcagtaaacGTAGCAGCAAGAGCTAGAGCAGTAGCagactagcagtagcagtagaagtagtagtagtagaagtagtagtagtagtagtagtagtagtagtagtagtagtagtagtagtagtagtagtagtagtagtagtagtagtagtagtagcagtagtagtagtagtagtagtattagttgaagtggtagtagtagtagtagtagtagtagtagtagtagtagtagtagtagtagtagtagtagtagtagtagtagtagtagtagtagttgtagtagtagtagtagtagcggtaatagacgaagtagtagtagtagtagtagttgtagacgaagtagtagtggtagtagtagtagtagtagtagtagtagtaatagtagtagtagtagtagtagtagtagtagtagtagtagtagtagtagaagtagtagtagtagtagtagtagtagtagtagtagtagtagtagcagtagtagtagtagtagtagtagaagtagtagtagtagtagtagtagtagtagtagtagtagtagtagtagtagtagtagttgtagtagtagtagtagtagtagtagtagtagtagtagtagtagtagtagtagtagtagtagtagtagtagtagtagtagtagtagtagtagtagtagtagtagcagcagcagcagtaatggtagtagtagtagtagtagaagtggtagtggtagtagtattagtagtgatagtagtagtagtagtagtagtagtagtagtagtagtagtagtagtagtagtagtagtagtagtagtagtagtagcagtagtagtagtagtagtagtagtggtattattattataattattattattattattattattattattaatattagtagtagaggtagtagtagtagtagtagtagtagtagtagtagtagtagtagtagtagtagtagtagtagtagtagtagcagtagtagtagtagtagcagtagtagtagaagaagtagtagtagtagtagtagtagtagtagtagtactagtagtagtagtagtagtagtagtagtagtattagtagtagtagtagtagtagtagtagtagtagtagaagtagtagtagtagtagtagtagtagtagtagtagtagtagtagtagtagtagtagtagtagtagtagaagtagcagtagcattattattattattagtagtagtagtagtagtagtagtagaaatagtagtagtagtagtagtagtagtagtagtagtagtagaagtagtagtagtagtagtagtagtagtagtagtagtagtagtagtagtagtagtagtagtagtagtagtagtagtagttgtagtagtcgtagtagtagtagtagtaatagtagtagtagtagtagtagtagtagtagtagtagtagtagaagtagtagtagtagtagtagtagtagtagtagtagtagtagtagtagtagtagtagtaggtagtagtagtagtagtagtagtagtagtagtagtagtagtagttgttgttgttgttgtagtagtagtagtagtagtagaagtagtcatGTATACATCTTTTATACATGATTTCACAACGCCTGAGTAAGACCAACTGGCTAATGACATACCGGATTTGCGAATATTTCAAAATGCATCAACATTACTTTTGCCTAGCTACAATCCGTTTTTATTGCATGTTATATCGGATTTAACTCATTGAAATCGCATTTGAAGCAATGGATACAATTGCCTACATTGCTACAGACTTTAAGATATAAAAACAACGTAGTGTTAATGTTCAAAGGCAAACGTATGTGTCGtccttaaaatgaaataatattaacataaaaataagaCGATTCATACAGTCGATTCCAGCGTagttatacaaacaaataaaatattacttaaaatatcaaataaattcaaataaatgcaCATCGCGTTTAAGCTGTGACAAAATCCCGGAAATACGTAATAATTTACTGCGGTGGTTATTACTCTACACATTCGAGTCGGACTTAATTTGTTGACAATATACACTCATCAGTATATGCCCTGTAGCCGTCAAACCAGTTAATACATAAGAACTATGTAGGTAAAACCACACTAAATGAACTGGTTATTTGTTGATGTTTACGTCGCACCGTGACGAATATTTGTGGTGGGATAACattttctgaaacaaaaataCTTCCTGTGCTTAACAGAGATATTACTTTTGTTCATATCTGAAAATTCGGAAAGACCACTGATTAAATGTGTAAAGTTAAACCTACGACGAATAACTGTTATACTTGTACACAAAATGCTTGTTTCCGTCCCAAACCATGAAAATGCATCTTTGAATTGACACAAAATGCTTGTTTCCGTCCCAAACCATGAAAATGCATCTTTGAATTGACACAAAATGCTTGTTTCCGTCCCAAACCATGAAAATGCATCTTTGAATTGACACAAAATGCTTGTTTCCGTCCCAAACCATGAAAATGCATCTTTGAATTGACACAAAATGCTTGTTTCCGTCCCAAACCATGAAAATGCATCTTTGAATTGGAATACCATCAATCGAATGTCAGTGGTTTATTTGTCCTCATTTAAATTGCTATCCATACAAGCTACATTGACATCATATCAATTATAAAGTAAACATTTATGAAATATGTTGGCTACATATGGGCAAATGGCAAAAaggaatattaaaataaaacatatttgtaaatacGCTTTAAATTAATTGCATTTGTTTAGTGATAGTTAATTTTAATCTTGTAAGTGTTGTGTGCTATAAAAATCAAATTCAACATCGGtcttacaaaatattgacaaacaaAATCCAAACTCAAAAACATACCACATGCGTCGTGAACATGTCGATATCATAGAGGAAATGGTTATCAAGGACTAACTTTATTTTCTTGTTTGTGTTGAGTATCCGGAAATGTTTATGTTAATCTATTCAGATCTTTgatctttaaaacatattttgtgttCATCAGTGTGGCGGTAAAATACATATTATCCAACCTTACAGTTGTTGTCGATTAGGATTGTAAAGGTGACATTTTTCGGCAAAAGAAAGTAAGTGGAACGACCGGCTCTATTTCTATTTGTGTCGACATGGTGTTATGTGAATCGTGAAATAAGTTCTAAAATGCAGTCCAACACATTGTTTCTGAAACTGGCGTTTTCGAACAAAACATGAGACACAACAAGTTTAAGCAATAACACGATACACTACTCGCGTGACCTACATGTCAACGATCTGACCCGATTGAAGTATTATATCTTTACAACGTCAAGACACACCTACGCGTTGGACCCATAAGGACCCGGTACACAAAAAATcaaatatgatatataatatatagactgtggttggaccaatgaaatcgctcgTGTGTTTAAcatgtcggccagttgaaatgtatgtaaacaaaggtttcaaaaggcACTGGACAGTTAGCTTTGATGCGCAATTGAAAGCCAATagcggtaagaatgttttttcatgcGTTTTTTATTTATGGTATCGAGGTGCGTGAACTTTGCAGTGGAAACGCCTTATACTCTGCGAAGCTTTCAGCCTTATATCGGTTCTGATCGATGAGGAGTAGGCCACGCGAGTTGTTATGTCTTCGCTTCCGGTTGATGTGAACATGTAATTACCAATGTAGAAATTTATACTTTAAACAGCACATAAAGTCAGGATTAAAGGATTGAGGGTGTGGATAGTGATTATAAATGGACTAATGGACTTGCTGCCAAAATGTTTGTAGACATGTATTTGCTGAAAGAAATGTGTTAGAAGAAATTATTGGAAACGGCAAAACCCTATGGGTGGGGTATAAATTTAATAGGTACtacacctttttactgttattgaAGATCGATATGCACAGGAAAGTTATCGCAATTTTAATCCGTCACGCATGAGCAATTTTAGAGCTGAAGTGTACATAAACTAATTATCTTAGCCAGTGAGAAATAAAACGTTAAGGAAAAATACCGCTAGTCTGCGGTAAAGTATAGTGATGCATAAGCGGATACATTCCTCCATTGCGAGCGAGGCTACAAATACAGACTCAAGCCTCTTTGAGAACACagtttttgaaaatagtaacagCAAAACAAACGCTAAGAGTAAGAAAAAAACCTCAAAGCCcgataataaaaaacaaaaaactatcgAAACGTATACCGAAAGTGTACCAAGAGAAAACGGTAGTCATTCTGAAAATCATCAAAGAAACTGTTGCGCAGTTAAAAGACAAACTACTTGGGTCAGTTTTCAAAAGGCCTGAAATACTCGAAGGGACTGTCTTTGAGAAAAAGAATGACATTGaatttttaaaaacagaaatacGATCAAAGGACACACAAATCGAAAAGCTAACAAGTGAAATCCATGCAACAGTGAACGAAAAAATAAAGAATCGAACATATACGAAGAAATTGCAAACACCGCTGAACAATATAGCAGGAGAAATAATTTGAGAATGGCAGGTGTCCCCGGTGACCAAGACCGACAATCTTCGATAGCTGTGACAACCCAGGTTGTCTCCCTTGTAAACAGGTACCTGAACATTCCGATCAATGAAAGCGACATAGATATTGCACACAGGCTGGGTAAATTCAAACAGGGGGGAAAACAGACCTGTAATTATTAACGATGACTTGACCAAATTAAATGCGGAAGTGCTTTCCTCGGCGCGACTTAAGGATCCTCAGAACGTAGTaaggtttgtattttgtttttctctttttcCTCTTTGTGTGGCGCTTGTGGCTTTACTGCGTTGGAAGTTGAGCCCAAAATTGGACTCTTTTCTTGGAGCTTTTTCTTCGGTGAGCAACACATATGGAAGAAATGCTCAATAGCCAATATCAAGAACAGGCCAACACATAAAAGTAGTTCAGTTAAAGGGTATTCAGTATGATAATTGTAGTGTTCAAGCGCATTTTCCATAGCCTCGCGCGCTTCCGGCAAAAGATTCAAAAGTGATACGCCAAAAAATACTCCGCCTGAAAAGCAGTTCATCAGACTGACTGTGCGTTTTAGCTTACCGGAATTTTCAAATTTATTAATCAGACACTTGACCATCAAAATCGACAAAGTTCCACTTAAAATGGATAatccaaacaaaataaacaaacttgcAATCTTGCTGGAATCCATGGCTATCGCCCGATTTCAAGAGATGTTGTTTATCCACAAACgcacaaatatattaatatcgGTTAATCTCCGCGCACGTACGTTTATTGAATCACACAACCTTAATTGTAATTACGAACATCCACTGCAAGTTAATGTCATTACGGACACGACTGCGGTTTTTGTATCAACAACTGAATATTGTTAAATCGTTCCTGCAAATCACGGTAATTCACCACCATCGAAAACCACAGCGTTGTTTGGGCGACGTTTGATTAACTGAGACGAATGACTTTCGAACGTTACACAAGTTTTTTGAATAACGTGTATTTGTCTTCAATTAGAAAATAGAGTAAACACTTTCATTCAGTTAG containing:
- the LOC127842164 gene encoding zinc transporter ZIP1-like — translated: MCCSPKKKLQEKSPILGSTSNAVKPQAPHKEEKEKNKIQCNGIGHSADVKDKGNEILVHSEFEDSSYADDLTYHTYGTVDESLDKSGSNPYAGSGLSRDGTPFQTEVVFYNSDRIIIRNKASPEVDVKPSTHDVIRSALDIDADDIRRLKIRGIVLMVALSLHMIFDGLAIGLMTKSSKVWQLLGAVALHKCLVFFTIGLQSLEILASAKKAVFVIVFLAIISPIGILIGEAINSSDDVTARETVSAVLQGIATGTFLFVTFFEILFRELGAQDPELLKIMFSFIGFVLIALVRLMTND